A section of the Bacteroidota bacterium genome encodes:
- a CDS encoding dehydrogenase E1 component subunit alpha/beta yields the protein MITAETHITFDKKKYSNETLISLYNNILLPRLIEEKMLLLLRQGKLSKWFSGIGQEAISVGTSMAMNKEEYLLPMHRNLGLFTSRNIPLVKLFNQLQGKKDGFTKGRDRSFHFGTQEYKIVGMISHLGPQLGVADGIALANILKKEKKATLVFTGDGGASEGDFHESLNVAAVWNLPVIFVVENNGYGLSTPSNEQFKCKQFIDKGIGYGIEAIQVDGNNILEVYNTVQNLAASIREKPRPILLECITFRMRGHEEASGTKYVPKELFDVWGKKDPVANYEKYLIEQSILTATEVEQIRAKTKADIDTAVKESFVEEKIIPITKEELDDVYAPFIGSSTAPANQHKSEKRFIDAISDGLRLAMRKHSNLVLMGQDIAEYGGVFKITDGFVEEFGKGRVRNTPLCESAILGSGFGLSINGMKAMVEMQFADFVTEGMTQIINNLAKSHYRWGQKADVVVRMPTGAGVGAGPFHSQSNEAWFFHTPGLKVVYPAFPSDAKGLLLSAFEDPNPVMFFEHKALYRSINEEIFEDYYTVEIGKAKLRKEGNDLSIITYGLGVHWALEILQKHSNINADLLDLRTLLPFDKEAISKTVKKTGKVLILHEDTLVGGIGGELSAFISENCFDNLDAPILRCGSLETPVPMSIELENNFLAKSRLEEQLLKLYNY from the coding sequence AAACTCATATAACGTTCGATAAAAAAAAGTATTCTAACGAAACTCTTATTTCTCTTTACAACAACATTTTACTACCAAGATTAATAGAAGAAAAAATGTTGTTACTACTCCGACAAGGAAAACTATCCAAATGGTTCTCCGGAATTGGCCAAGAAGCCATATCGGTAGGCACTTCCATGGCAATGAATAAAGAAGAGTATTTACTGCCCATGCACCGAAATTTAGGTTTGTTTACTTCACGCAATATTCCTTTAGTTAAATTATTTAACCAATTGCAAGGCAAAAAAGACGGCTTTACCAAAGGGAGAGATAGATCATTTCATTTTGGCACACAAGAGTATAAAATTGTTGGAATGATATCTCATCTCGGCCCGCAGCTTGGAGTAGCAGATGGAATAGCACTTGCCAACATCTTAAAAAAAGAAAAAAAAGCTACTCTTGTATTTACAGGAGATGGCGGTGCTAGTGAGGGTGATTTTCACGAATCATTGAATGTTGCTGCTGTTTGGAATTTACCTGTAATATTTGTAGTTGAAAATAATGGATATGGTCTATCAACCCCATCTAACGAACAATTCAAGTGCAAACAATTTATTGATAAAGGAATTGGCTACGGTATAGAAGCAATTCAGGTGGATGGAAACAATATTCTAGAAGTTTATAACACTGTTCAAAACCTTGCTGCATCTATCCGAGAAAAACCACGCCCAATTTTATTGGAATGTATTACCTTCCGCATGCGCGGACACGAAGAAGCATCCGGCACCAAATACGTACCCAAAGAGCTTTTTGATGTGTGGGGCAAAAAAGATCCTGTTGCTAATTATGAAAAATATTTGATTGAACAATCTATCTTAACAGCAACGGAAGTCGAACAAATTAGAGCTAAAACCAAGGCAGATATAGATACCGCAGTAAAAGAATCTTTTGTGGAAGAAAAAATTATTCCCATTACAAAAGAAGAACTGGACGATGTGTATGCTCCATTTATTGGCTCTTCCACTGCACCTGCGAATCAACACAAATCAGAAAAACGATTTATAGATGCAATATCAGATGGGCTACGATTGGCTATGCGTAAGCATTCCAACTTAGTTTTAATGGGACAAGATATTGCAGAGTACGGAGGTGTCTTTAAAATTACCGATGGTTTTGTTGAAGAATTTGGAAAAGGCAGAGTACGCAACACTCCACTTTGCGAATCCGCAATATTAGGCTCCGGATTCGGTCTATCTATAAATGGAATGAAAGCCATGGTAGAAATGCAGTTTGCCGATTTTGTAACAGAAGGGATGACACAAATTATAAACAACCTTGCAAAATCGCACTACCGTTGGGGACAAAAGGCTGATGTAGTAGTACGCATGCCTACAGGCGCGGGCGTAGGAGCTGGTCCATTTCATTCACAAAGTAATGAAGCCTGGTTTTTTCATACTCCGGGATTAAAGGTAGTGTATCCTGCATTTCCGAGTGATGCAAAAGGTTTATTGCTTAGCGCTTTTGAAGACCCTAATCCTGTTATGTTTTTTGAGCACAAAGCATTGTACAGAAGCATTAATGAAGAAATTTTTGAAGACTATTATACAGTAGAAATTGGCAAGGCTAAATTGCGCAAAGAAGGAAACGATTTATCTATCATAACATACGGACTAGGAGTACACTGGGCTCTAGAGATCTTACAAAAACACTCCAATATAAATGCCGACTTATTGGACTTACGTACCCTACTACCTTTCGATAAAGAAGCCATTAGTAAAACAGTAAAAAAAACAGGTAAAGTTTTAATATTGCACGAAGACACACTCGTAGGTGGTATTGGTGGCGAACTTTCTGCATTTATTTCAGAAAATTGTTTTGACAATTTAGATGCGCCTATACTGCGCTGTGGTAGCTTAGAAACTCCAGTGCCAATGTCTATTGAATTAGAAAATAATTTTTTAGCGAAATCTAGGTTAGAGGAACAATTACTGAAATTGTATAACTACTAA